A genomic window from Winogradskyella sp. J14-2 includes:
- the ffh gene encoding signal recognition particle protein — translation MFNNLSDKLDKALHVLKGHGSITEVNVAETLKEVRRALLDADVNFKIAKEFTNKVKEKALGQNVLTTLQPGQLMVKIVKDELTELMGGDAEGINLSGNPSVILMSGLQGSGKTTFSGKLANYLKNKKTKKPLLVACDVYRPAAIDQLHVVGDQINVEVYSDKGNSDPVAIAQAGIAHAKANGHNVVIIDTAGRLAVDEAMMTEISNIHKAIQPQETLFVVDSMTGQDAVNTAKAFNDILNFDGVILTKLDGDTRGGAAISIKSVVNKPIKFIGTGEKMEAIDVFYPSRMADRILGMGDVVSLVERAQEQFDEEEARKLQKKIAKNQFGFDDFLKQIQQIKKMGNMKDLIGMIPGAGKMMKDIDIDDDAFKGIEAIIHSMTPAERANPSIINSSRKKRIGKGSGTSVQEVNQLLKQFTQMSKMMKMMQGGGGKRMMQMMKNMPR, via the coding sequence ATGTTCAATAATTTAAGTGATAAGTTAGATAAAGCGTTACACGTATTAAAAGGACATGGAAGCATTACCGAAGTTAATGTTGCCGAGACTTTAAAAGAAGTAAGACGTGCGCTTTTAGATGCCGATGTTAACTTTAAAATAGCTAAGGAATTTACCAATAAGGTTAAAGAAAAAGCACTTGGCCAAAATGTATTAACGACACTTCAACCAGGCCAATTAATGGTTAAAATCGTTAAAGACGAATTAACCGAACTTATGGGAGGCGATGCAGAAGGTATTAACCTTTCTGGCAACCCGAGTGTAATTTTAATGTCTGGTTTACAAGGTTCTGGTAAAACGACGTTTTCTGGTAAGCTTGCTAACTATCTTAAAAATAAAAAAACAAAGAAGCCTTTATTAGTTGCCTGTGATGTTTACCGTCCAGCAGCGATAGATCAGCTTCATGTCGTTGGAGATCAAATCAACGTTGAGGTTTATAGTGACAAAGGAAATAGTGATCCGGTTGCTATTGCACAAGCAGGTATAGCTCATGCAAAAGCTAACGGTCACAATGTTGTAATAATAGATACCGCAGGTCGTTTGGCGGTTGATGAAGCAATGATGACTGAGATTTCTAACATTCATAAAGCTATTCAACCACAAGAAACCTTGTTTGTGGTAGACTCTATGACAGGTCAAGATGCTGTAAATACAGCAAAGGCCTTCAATGATATTTTAAATTTTGATGGTGTTATCCTTACCAAGTTAGATGGTGATACACGTGGTGGTGCGGCAATATCAATTAAGTCGGTTGTAAACAAACCAATTAAGTTTATTGGTACAGGTGAGAAGATGGAAGCTATTGATGTCTTCTATCCTTCGCGTATGGCAGACAGAATTCTTGGAATGGGAGACGTTGTATCTCTTGTAGAGCGTGCCCAAGAACAATTTGATGAAGAGGAGGCACGCAAACTTCAAAAGAAAATTGCTAAAAACCAGTTTGGGTTTGATGATTTCTTAAAACAGATTCAGCAAATCAAAAAAATGGGTAACATGAAAGACTTAATTGGCATGATACCAGGAGCTGGAAAAATGATGAAAGATATAGACATTGATGATGATGCTTTTAAAGGTATTGAAGCCATTATTCATTCTATGACACCTGCAGAACGTGCTAATCCTTCAATTATAAATTCAAGTAGAAAGAAGAGAATTGGCAAAGGATCGGGAACCTCAGTACAAGAAGTAAACCAGCTCTTAAAGCAATTTACGCAAATGAGTAAAATGATGAAGATGATGCAAGGTGGTGGCGGAAAACGCATGATGCAGATGATGAAAAATATGCCGAGATAG
- a CDS encoding bifunctional 5,10-methylenetetrahydrofolate dehydrogenase/5,10-methenyltetrahydrofolate cyclohydrolase, which translates to MTILDGRKTSNDIKNEIKAEVDKMKANGEKVPHLAAVIVGNDGASLTYVGSKVRACERVGFESTMVRLPNTTSEIELLDTIEDLNNNDDIDGFIIQLPLPPQINTRKVLMAVNPDKDVDGFHPTNFGKMALDMSTFIPATPFGILELLDRYGVETKGKHTVVIGRSHIVGRPMSILMGRKGFPGNSTVTLTHSHTKNITQITSQADIIISALGIPQFLKAEMVKDDAVIVDVGITRVPDESEKGYYITGDVDFENVSKKASFITPVPGGVGPMTIAMLLKNTLLAREQHRQK; encoded by the coding sequence ATGACCATACTAGACGGAAGAAAAACCAGTAACGACATTAAAAACGAAATAAAAGCCGAAGTTGATAAAATGAAGGCTAATGGCGAAAAGGTGCCTCACCTTGCCGCAGTAATTGTTGGCAATGATGGTGCAAGTTTAACCTATGTAGGAAGTAAAGTTAGAGCTTGCGAGCGTGTTGGTTTTGAATCTACGATGGTCCGTTTACCAAATACTACAAGCGAAATAGAACTTCTAGATACTATTGAAGATCTTAATAACAATGATGACATAGACGGTTTTATCATTCAATTACCATTACCACCGCAGATTAATACGCGCAAAGTGTTAATGGCAGTAAATCCCGATAAGGATGTTGATGGTTTTCATCCAACCAACTTCGGAAAAATGGCGTTGGATATGTCTACCTTTATACCAGCAACACCATTTGGAATTTTAGAGCTCTTAGATCGTTATGGTGTGGAGACTAAAGGAAAACATACGGTTGTTATAGGTCGTTCGCACATTGTAGGTCGCCCTATGAGTATATTAATGGGAAGAAAAGGATTTCCAGGAAACTCAACGGTAACACTAACCCATAGCCATACCAAAAACATAACTCAAATAACATCACAAGCTGATATTATTATTTCAGCATTGGGTATTCCACAGTTTTTAAAAGCCGAGATGGTAAAGGATGATGCAGTTATAGTAGATGTAGGTATTACACGTGTCCCAGACGAATCTGAAAAAGGCTACTACATAACGGGAGATGTAGATTTTGAAAATGTTAGTAAAAAGGCAAGTTTTATAACACCTGTGCCAGGTGGTGTAGGACCTATGACCATTGCTATGCTCCTTAAAAATACATTGTTGGCTAGAGAACAGCATAGGCAAAAGTAA
- a CDS encoding TIGR02206 family membrane protein, whose product MFLLLKDVSAGSLQHLLPIGIGIVFCISVILFAKRRLNFKNRSLLFKGLGVFVAGTILLNHAFLIIIGDYDYRNDLPLWICSFAGLLVPFFTFTRKFWMFEILLFWTLGGSIQGVITPNISEGFPSFEYFRYWITHIFMFSIVFYSIVIFKMWPNFKSPLKSIVALQIYVALIFLLNIVLKTNFFFLNAKPDFPSLLDYIADWPYYIFIIQLIIIPYFLLLYLPFYLLKKRRRKKITLQTTDSYP is encoded by the coding sequence ATGTTTTTATTGCTTAAAGACGTATCTGCTGGCTCTTTGCAACACTTATTACCTATTGGCATTGGTATTGTTTTTTGCATTAGTGTTATTTTGTTTGCTAAACGTCGGTTAAATTTTAAAAACCGAAGCCTCCTTTTCAAAGGTCTAGGTGTTTTTGTAGCAGGCACGATTCTATTAAATCATGCGTTTCTAATAATTATTGGCGACTACGATTACCGCAACGATTTACCGCTTTGGATTTGTAGTTTTGCAGGTTTGTTAGTGCCTTTCTTTACGTTTACTCGGAAATTTTGGATGTTTGAAATACTATTGTTTTGGACCCTAGGTGGTTCTATACAAGGTGTTATAACCCCTAATATTTCTGAAGGCTTTCCGTCTTTTGAATATTTTAGGTATTGGATAACACATATTTTTATGTTTTCAATTGTATTCTATAGTATCGTTATTTTTAAAATGTGGCCCAATTTTAAAAGTCCTCTAAAATCTATTGTAGCACTGCAAATATACGTGGCACTTATATTTTTACTTAACATCGTATTAAAAACAAACTTTTTCTTTTTAAATGCAAAACCAGACTTTCCTTCATTGTTAGATTATATTGCTGACTGGCCGTATTATATATTTATAATACAACTCATAATCATCCCTTATTTTTTGCTTTTATATTTGCCTTTCTATCTCCTAAAGAAAAGACGAAGAAAAAAAATTACGTTGCAAACAACTGACTCATATCCCTAA
- a CDS encoding VOC family protein yields MMALSPFHLAIPVDDLAECRNFYTNILNFEEGRSSDHWVDYNFFGHQLVIHLKPKTKEDAHTNSVDGKDVPVPHFGVVLQWQAFQDFAELLKSKNIKFIIEPYIRFEGQVGEQATMFFKDPSGNALEFKAFRDMSQLFAT; encoded by the coding sequence ATTATGGCATTATCTCCATTTCATCTTGCAATTCCGGTAGACGACCTTGCAGAATGTAGAAATTTCTACACCAATATCCTTAATTTTGAAGAAGGCAGAAGTAGCGACCATTGGGTAGATTACAACTTTTTTGGACATCAATTAGTGATCCATCTGAAACCAAAAACCAAGGAGGACGCACATACTAATTCTGTAGATGGTAAAGATGTACCTGTGCCACATTTTGGTGTGGTCTTACAGTGGCAAGCCTTTCAGGATTTTGCAGAATTACTAAAAAGCAAAAACATTAAATTTATTATTGAACCTTATATACGTTTTGAAGGACAAGTAGGTGAACAAGCCACAATGTTTTTTAAAGACCCTTCAGGAAATGCCTTAGAGTTTAAAGCATTTAGGGATATGAGTCAGTTGTTTGCAACGTAA
- the rluF gene encoding 23S rRNA pseudouridine(2604) synthase RluF gives MSNDLKRLNKYLSEAGYCSRREADRLIDAGRVTINDVVPEMGTKVAPDDVVKVDGDVIGQRKQDFVYLAFNKPVGIVCTTDTRVEKDNIIDYINYPKRIFPIGRLDKPSEGLILLTDDGDIVNKILRASNNHEKEYIVAVDKPISQTFIQRMAGGIYIEELKQRTKKCVVKKIDKHTFSIILTQGLNRQIRRMCEYLNYEVQTLKRVRIMNIKLDIPIGKYRELTKEEFKTLSELISDSKKTFQPNQRRTRKN, from the coding sequence ATGTCTAATGATTTAAAACGCCTTAACAAATACCTCAGCGAAGCAGGTTATTGCTCACGTCGTGAAGCCGATCGATTAATTGATGCTGGCAGAGTAACGATTAATGATGTTGTACCAGAAATGGGAACTAAAGTTGCACCTGACGATGTGGTAAAAGTAGATGGAGACGTTATTGGTCAACGCAAACAAGACTTCGTCTATTTAGCATTTAACAAGCCTGTTGGTATTGTGTGTACTACAGATACACGTGTTGAAAAAGATAATATTATAGACTACATCAACTACCCAAAACGCATCTTTCCTATTGGTCGATTAGACAAACCGAGTGAAGGATTGATTTTGCTTACAGACGATGGTGATATCGTTAATAAAATTCTACGTGCTAGCAACAATCACGAAAAAGAGTATATTGTAGCCGTAGATAAGCCTATTTCGCAAACATTTATTCAACGTATGGCAGGCGGTATCTATATTGAAGAACTTAAGCAGCGCACCAAAAAATGTGTTGTTAAAAAAATAGATAAACACACCTTTAGTATCATACTAACTCAAGGCTTAAACCGACAAATACGTAGAATGTGCGAGTACTTAAACTACGAAGTACAAACCTTAAAACGGGTTAGAATAATGAATATTAAACTCGATATACCAATAGGAAAATATCGAGAACTTACTAAAGAAGAGTTTAAAACTTTGAGTGAATTAATAAGCGACTCTAAGAAAACGTTTCAACCAAACCAACGTCGAACCAGAAAAAACTAA
- a CDS encoding acetolactate decarboxylase encodes MLNNKTLFILLISLCFSCKPNTKAQQNNTYADVISVAAMKDVMWKGELFSKIQLDTINPKKGLYGLGPEAFLRGEILINNGKTYVSKVLTDTTMTVKKIPDAEAPFFVYAHVNEWNKIRLPSTLKSIKDLETFIDSKTKDKKRPFAFKLEGDISKATIHIQNLPEGTKVSSPKEAHQGQTNYELDNESVEIIGFFSTEHQGVFTHHDSFLHMHLITKDETKMGHLDSVVFDEMTLLLPKS; translated from the coding sequence ATGCTGAATAATAAAACACTCTTCATTCTTTTAATATCGCTTTGTTTTAGCTGCAAACCAAACACCAAAGCGCAACAAAACAATACTTATGCAGATGTTATTAGTGTTGCAGCCATGAAAGATGTTATGTGGAAAGGTGAACTATTTAGTAAAATACAATTAGACACCATTAATCCCAAAAAGGGACTTTACGGTCTTGGTCCTGAAGCCTTTTTGCGTGGTGAAATCCTCATCAATAATGGCAAAACTTATGTGTCGAAGGTACTTACAGACACTACAATGACTGTTAAAAAAATACCTGATGCCGAAGCACCATTTTTTGTGTATGCACACGTTAATGAATGGAATAAAATTAGATTGCCTAGCACTTTAAAATCTATTAAAGATTTAGAAACGTTTATCGATAGTAAAACAAAAGACAAAAAAAGGCCTTTCGCTTTTAAACTAGAAGGTGATATTTCTAAAGCTACAATTCATATTCAAAATTTGCCTGAAGGTACTAAAGTATCTTCTCCAAAAGAAGCACATCAAGGCCAGACCAACTATGAATTAGATAATGAGAGTGTTGAAATCATTGGTTTCTTCTCAACTGAACACCAAGGTGTTTTCACCCATCATGATTCTTTTTTACACATGCATCTTATCACCAAAGACGAAACTAAAATGGGACACTTAGACAGCGTCGTTTTTGACGAAATGACATTATTATTACCTAAATCCTAA
- a CDS encoding alpha/beta hydrolase, producing MSSFVIKSIGNALNATSLISSKYASKKALHLFASPRKGRYTDNQETIVDSAKFETLSHNEYNIATYHWQGHGPTILLAHGWESNASRWSYILNDLKAQEYNIIALDAPAHGKSSGRQFNAVLYADCISVVAKKFEPEVILGHSVGGMATIFSLHNYNLPFVNKIVSLGAPAHFSGVFSRYKSMMGYNKRISKGLDNIVYERFGKPVDYFSAANFTKTIEAEGLIIHDKKDKIIPFEDALLFANRYKNSELIETEGFGHGLKDASLTPKIIEFINR from the coding sequence ATGAGTAGTTTTGTTATAAAATCTATCGGTAACGCTTTAAATGCTACAAGCTTAATCTCTTCTAAATACGCTTCAAAAAAGGCATTACATCTGTTTGCTTCACCTCGTAAAGGTCGCTATACAGACAACCAAGAAACAATAGTTGATTCTGCTAAATTTGAAACCTTGTCCCACAACGAATATAACATTGCAACATACCATTGGCAAGGTCATGGACCAACAATTTTACTAGCTCACGGATGGGAAAGTAATGCATCGCGTTGGAGTTATATTCTCAATGACTTAAAAGCTCAAGAGTACAATATTATTGCTTTAGATGCACCTGCACATGGAAAATCCAGTGGTCGTCAATTTAATGCTGTTTTATATGCCGATTGTATTTCTGTAGTTGCAAAAAAGTTTGAACCCGAAGTTATTCTTGGTCACTCCGTAGGTGGCATGGCAACAATTTTCAGTTTACACAACTATAATTTACCTTTTGTAAACAAGATTGTTTCGCTTGGTGCACCAGCTCATTTTAGTGGAGTATTCTCTAGATACAAATCTATGATGGGTTATAACAAACGCATTTCTAAAGGCCTCGACAATATCGTTTACGAACGTTTTGGGAAACCTGTAGATTATTTTTCTGCAGCCAACTTCACAAAGACTATTGAAGCTGAAGGGTTAATCATTCATGATAAAAAAGATAAAATTATTCCTTTTGAAGATGCACTCTTATTTGCCAATCGCTATAAAAACTCTGAGCTTATAGAAACCGAAGGTTTTGGCCATGGTCTTAAAGATGCGTCCCTTACACCAAAAATTATAGAGTTTATAAATCGTTAG
- a CDS encoding cupin domain-containing protein, translating into MKKEKKYTIQNSPFVVPTDDGKIIKEHFGNATDGNSEISIAHMVAPPGWSEPFQTPEFDEYTFIIKGKKQFIIEGETIVLEAGQSIKVEKNTRLQYSNPFDQPCEYIAICLPAFSIEAVNRENE; encoded by the coding sequence TTGAAGAAAGAGAAAAAATACACCATCCAAAACTCACCATTTGTTGTACCAACTGATGACGGTAAAATCATTAAAGAGCATTTTGGAAATGCAACTGATGGCAATTCAGAAATAAGTATTGCTCACATGGTTGCACCTCCTGGCTGGAGTGAACCTTTTCAAACACCAGAATTTGATGAATACACCTTTATCATAAAAGGAAAAAAACAGTTTATCATAGAAGGTGAAACTATAGTTTTAGAAGCAGGACAATCTATTAAAGTTGAGAAGAATACAAGACTTCAATATTCTAATCCTTTTGATCAACCCTGTGAATATATTGCTATTTGCTTACCTGCATTTTCAATAGAAGCCGTAAACAGAGAAAACGAGTAA
- a CDS encoding helicase HerA-like domain-containing protein, with translation MRNSEKFINDINSGNTFKGDYITLGAAMLDGETKTNAFVNIPLKTMNRHGLIAGATGTGKTKTLQVLAENLSEKGVPVLLMDIKGDLSGLAKASPGHPKIDERHEKIGLPFDPKSFPVEILTLSEQDGVRLRATISEFGPVLISRILGVTETQAGIISVIFKYCDDHKLPLLDLKDFKKILQYATGDGKKEFEEAYGRISTASTGAILRKIIEIEQQGGDLFFGETSFDTQDLLRIDENGRGYINIIRLTDIQDKPKLFSTFMLSLLAEIYSTFPEQGDSGRPELIMFIDEAHLIFNEASDALLNQIESIVKLIRSKGVGLYFVTQNPTDVPEAVLGQLGLKVQHALRAFTAKDRKAIKLTAQNYPDTEYYDTAEVLTSLGIGEALVSALNEKGKPTPLAATMMRAPMSRMDILKESELGSLLAQSKLAQKYNKEVDRESAYEMLNEKIKQAEAEEAKRKAEAEKAALKKAESKRKASTSRRRSTRQNPIVKVLSSPTVIRSVLGILTKMLK, from the coding sequence ATGCGTAATTCTGAAAAATTCATAAACGATATTAATTCTGGCAACACTTTTAAAGGAGATTACATCACCTTAGGTGCTGCTATGTTAGATGGCGAAACTAAAACAAATGCCTTTGTTAATATTCCTTTAAAAACAATGAACCGTCATGGTCTCATTGCTGGAGCAACAGGTACAGGAAAAACAAAGACACTTCAGGTGTTAGCGGAAAATCTTTCTGAAAAAGGTGTACCGGTTTTATTAATGGATATAAAAGGTGATTTAAGTGGATTAGCAAAGGCAAGTCCAGGTCATCCAAAAATTGACGAGCGTCACGAAAAAATAGGACTTCCGTTTGATCCTAAATCTTTTCCTGTTGAAATTTTAACCTTATCCGAACAAGATGGTGTTAGACTTAGAGCTACTATTAGTGAATTTGGACCAGTTCTTATTTCAAGAATATTAGGTGTTACCGAAACACAAGCCGGAATTATATCTGTTATCTTTAAATATTGTGACGATCATAAATTACCGCTTTTAGATTTAAAAGATTTTAAGAAAATTTTACAATATGCGACTGGAGACGGCAAAAAAGAATTCGAAGAAGCCTATGGTCGTATCTCTACAGCGTCAACAGGAGCAATTCTGAGAAAAATTATTGAAATAGAACAACAAGGTGGTGATTTATTCTTTGGTGAAACCTCTTTTGATACGCAAGATTTATTAAGAATAGATGAGAATGGTCGTGGTTATATCAACATTATCAGACTAACAGATATTCAGGATAAACCAAAGTTGTTTTCAACATTTATGTTGAGTCTTTTGGCTGAGATTTATTCTACCTTCCCAGAACAAGGAGATAGCGGAAGACCAGAATTGATTATGTTTATTGATGAAGCACATTTGATTTTTAATGAGGCTTCAGATGCTCTTTTAAACCAGATTGAAAGTATAGTAAAACTCATACGTAGTAAAGGAGTTGGCTTGTATTTTGTAACTCAAAATCCTACAGATGTTCCGGAAGCTGTGCTTGGACAATTAGGCTTAAAAGTGCAACATGCCTTACGTGCTTTTACTGCTAAAGATCGAAAAGCAATAAAGTTAACTGCACAAAACTACCCAGACACAGAATATTACGATACTGCAGAAGTTTTAACTTCCTTAGGAATTGGTGAAGCTTTAGTTTCGGCATTAAACGAAAAAGGAAAACCAACACCACTTGCTGCTACAATGATGCGCGCACCAATGAGCCGTATGGATATCTTAAAAGAAAGTGAACTTGGTAGTTTATTAGCACAATCTAAATTAGCTCAAAAATATAATAAAGAGGTTGATAGAGAGAGTGCCTATGAAATGCTAAACGAAAAAATAAAACAAGCAGAAGCTGAAGAAGCCAAACGTAAAGCTGAAGCCGAAAAAGCAGCTTTAAAAAAGGCAGAAAGTAAACGCAAAGCCAGTACAAGTAGAAGACGAAGTACAAGACAAAACCCAATAGTAAAAGTACTCTCTAGTCCAACAGTAATTAGAAGTGTATTGGGAATATTAACCAAAATGCTAAAATAA